In Helianthus annuus cultivar XRQ/B chromosome 3, HanXRQr2.0-SUNRISE, whole genome shotgun sequence, a single window of DNA contains:
- the LOC110931153 gene encoding uncharacterized protein LOC110931153, which translates to MEALHVMMERAKTTGTFMGVKLPGDGLTLTHMFFADDSIFVGDWEENNLKNLKRILRCYYLVSGLKVNPRKSQLLGVGVDEEEVSDLAKVFNCKAGNFPLTYLGLKVGANMNRIIYWKEVIDTLNKRLSNWKARLLSFAGRVVLVKFVLGSLPNYYLSLYKCPIAVVKVLEGIRRKFLWGVVAQTKR; encoded by the coding sequence ATGGAGGCTTTACATGTTATGATGGAAAGGGCAAAAACAACGGGTACTTTCATGGGTGTGAAATTACCTGGGGATGGGTTGACTCTAACGCATATGTTTTTTGCCGACGACTCAATTTTTGTTGGGGATTGGGAAGAAAATAACTTGAAAAACTTAAAAAGAATCCTAAGATGTTATTATCTAGTCTCGGGTTTAAAAGTAAATCCAAGGAAAAGTCAACTTCTTGGCGTAGGAGTGGATGAGGAAGAGGTATCCGACTTAGCAAAGGTTTTTAATTGCAAAGCTGGGAATTTTCCTTTAACTTATTTGGGGTTAAAGGTCGGTGCCAATATGAACCGTATCATATATTGGAAGGAAGTTATCGACACTCTTAATAAGAGGTTATCGAATTGGAAAGCAAGGCTTTTATCTTTTGCGGGGCGTGTGGTTCTTGTAAAATTTGTCCTAGGTAGTTTACCTAACTACTACCTATCTTTGTACAAGTGTCCAATCGCTGTTGTAAAAGTACTAGAAGGCATTCGGAGAAAGTTTCTATGGGGGGTTGTAGCTCAAACAAAAAGATGA